A genome region from Sphaerisporangium krabiense includes the following:
- a CDS encoding helix-turn-helix domain-containing protein, translating into MIDPSRVRTPEELSQQLRALFRQGKWSHQRLAEAAGLSPATVHGIVSGATTMPRTGTLVAFVTACGEDKEQWLMARRRVAAGASAAYSSREELKSEVERLRARAERAEAALEALLRNDRRPIRHTLTGLRASRAPSECSHA; encoded by the coding sequence ATGATCGATCCCAGCCGCGTCCGGACCCCGGAGGAGCTGTCCCAGCAGTTGCGCGCGTTGTTCCGGCAGGGGAAGTGGAGCCACCAGCGCCTGGCGGAGGCCGCCGGCCTCAGCCCCGCCACCGTGCACGGCATCGTCAGCGGCGCCACCACGATGCCCCGCACCGGCACGCTGGTCGCGTTCGTGACCGCGTGCGGCGAGGACAAGGAGCAGTGGCTGATGGCGCGCCGCCGCGTGGCGGCCGGCGCGTCGGCGGCGTACTCGTCCAGGGAGGAGCTCAAGAGCGAGGTGGAGCGGCTGCGGGCCCGGGCGGAGCGCGCAGAGGCCGCGCTGGAGGCCCTGCTGAGGAACGACCGGCGGCCCATCCGCCACACGCTCACCGGCCTGCGCGCCTCGCGCGCGCCGTCCGAGTGCTCGCACGCCTGA
- a CDS encoding GNAT family N-acetyltransferase, translating into MTAIMRCYAGPADLRAMQELTRRVWSPASPQHVGDLAWGRFMYTPEIADWPIALWEDGGRVVAWAWANLPGDLRMEVDPARPELLDAVLAWFDERAGDGVRTVCPLDDQADVRAALTRHGYELQRDGPYFAPHARSLLGLPAPVLPEGYTARPVRGAEDLDRRVAAHRKAWNPSRVTTESYRAVMAAWPYRPGLDWVVEAPDGEFVANCHIWYDDGTRVGLIEPVGTVPSHRRRGLSRAVCLAALHALRDAGGGMAVVSPRGDEAYPAPGRLYRSLGFRPYARTLTYVKEGSP; encoded by the coding sequence ATGACGGCGATCATGCGGTGTTACGCCGGTCCCGCGGACCTGCGCGCGATGCAGGAGCTGACGCGGCGGGTGTGGTCGCCCGCGAGCCCGCAGCACGTCGGCGACCTGGCCTGGGGACGGTTCATGTACACCCCCGAGATCGCCGACTGGCCGATCGCGCTGTGGGAGGACGGCGGGCGCGTGGTGGCGTGGGCGTGGGCGAACCTGCCCGGCGACCTTCGGATGGAGGTGGACCCGGCGCGGCCGGAACTGCTCGACGCGGTGCTCGCCTGGTTCGACGAGCGAGCCGGCGACGGCGTCCGTACGGTGTGCCCGCTGGACGACCAGGCGGACGTGCGCGCCGCTCTGACGCGGCACGGGTACGAGCTCCAGCGGGACGGTCCCTACTTCGCCCCTCACGCCCGTTCGCTGCTCGGCCTGCCCGCGCCCGTGCTGCCGGAGGGCTACACCGCACGGCCGGTGCGCGGCGCGGAGGACCTGGACAGGCGCGTGGCGGCGCACCGGAAGGCGTGGAACCCCAGCCGCGTGACGACGGAGTCCTATCGCGCCGTCATGGCCGCCTGGCCCTACCGGCCGGGCCTGGACTGGGTGGTGGAGGCCCCGGACGGGGAGTTCGTGGCGAACTGTCACATCTGGTACGACGACGGCACGCGGGTGGGCCTCATCGAGCCCGTCGGCACGGTGCCGTCGCACCGCCGCCGCGGCCTGTCCCGCGCGGTGTGCCTGGCCGCGCTGCACGCACTGCGGGACGCGGGCGGCGGCATGGCCGTCGTCTCGCCCCGCGGGGACGAGGCGTACCCGGCGCCCGGGCGGCTCTACCGCTCGCTGGGCTTCCGGCCCTACGCGCGCACCCTCACCTACGTCAAGGAGGGCTCCCCGTAG
- a CDS encoding ATP-binding protein, whose protein sequence is MIGREAELCQIRDMLGGVRTSGSALLVHGDAGIGKSTLLNAAAEAAATRDLRILRCTGTRTESQLAFAGLHEFLHPVRDRIDGLPPLQASALRAALGLDDHFSHDPFLVGLGALGLLEEVAHERPLLLVVEDLQWLDHSSVEVLRFVARRLALSPIVLLAACRSGGAEPIPELAVPRLHLSGLATDDAGRLLDRLGLPPTGPLRGHILAEAQGNPLALVELPKALHDQGLLDMSSLRPRLPLTERLQEVFATRVSATPPRTRQMLLLAAANDGSSLTELLLAAAIRGLGVEDLAPAEQEGLVLCADDTIAFRHPLVQSAVYTTATLAERMAAHRTLADVLSDDLTRSVWHRAAATAGRDEQVAAALQAVAESASARGGTRTAVHAFERAARLSPSSERRARRLTLAVEAAQQAGLTSAMHGFIDEARSLTDDPVLTARLLFAEAIEAMTRGTSTVDLSELVTVARRVASSDPTLAAYLVGCAVAECYQSASPPAVRREVAAAIDALGHPPDHPVRVVNLSMLQPREHLAMAPAIAALVEQAPPDVLLLMGLANAAEALQMLPTAEAAWHEVVAVSRRAGAAGQLTIALNRVARGHVIAGRLRAAKVVLEEASRLALESDVTFQGGISAVLHAEVWAIRGDVERAAASLDRAKQLLGITVPAFIRAEIRRAEGLAALAGGRHREAFDAFAELATPGSPSADGITEMWAVADLAEAAVRANMAGAARELIAAVSPDPGVYDSSYLRIRFHRADALLAVDGDAATASFERALAEPGLAEWPLEEARTRLVYGEWLRRHRRVSAGRAELQRALELFESQCAATWAQHARAELRGAGVGARRRADEGLVRLTPQEYQIAQLAAAGLSNRDIADQMFLSHRTVASHLYKVFPKLGVTTRGQLRDALDKAITD, encoded by the coding sequence ATGATCGGCCGAGAGGCCGAGCTATGCCAGATACGGGACATGCTGGGCGGCGTTCGTACCAGCGGGTCGGCTCTGCTCGTCCACGGCGACGCCGGGATCGGCAAGAGCACGCTGCTGAACGCCGCCGCCGAGGCCGCCGCGACCAGGGATCTGCGCATCCTGCGCTGCACCGGCACCAGGACGGAGTCGCAGCTGGCCTTCGCGGGCCTGCACGAGTTCCTCCACCCGGTCCGGGACCGCATCGACGGGCTGCCGCCCCTGCAGGCGTCGGCGTTGCGCGCCGCGCTCGGCCTCGACGACCACTTCTCCCATGACCCGTTCCTCGTCGGGCTCGGCGCGCTGGGCCTGCTGGAGGAGGTGGCGCACGAGCGCCCGCTCCTCCTGGTGGTGGAGGACCTGCAGTGGCTCGACCACTCCAGCGTCGAGGTGCTGCGCTTCGTCGCGCGCCGCCTCGCCCTCAGCCCGATCGTGCTGCTGGCCGCCTGCCGGTCCGGCGGCGCCGAGCCGATCCCTGAGCTCGCCGTCCCGCGCCTGCACCTGTCGGGGCTCGCGACCGACGACGCCGGCCGGCTGCTCGACCGGCTCGGGCTGCCGCCCACCGGGCCGCTGCGCGGGCACATCCTCGCGGAGGCGCAGGGCAATCCGCTCGCCCTGGTCGAGCTGCCGAAGGCGCTGCATGACCAGGGGTTGCTCGACATGAGCAGCCTGCGGCCCCGGCTGCCCCTGACCGAACGGCTCCAGGAGGTCTTCGCCACCCGCGTGTCCGCCACACCGCCGCGCACCCGCCAGATGCTTCTGCTCGCCGCCGCGAACGACGGTTCATCGCTCACCGAGCTCCTCCTGGCCGCGGCCATCCGCGGGCTCGGCGTGGAGGACCTGGCCCCGGCGGAGCAGGAGGGGCTCGTGCTCTGCGCCGACGACACCATCGCGTTCCGCCATCCGCTGGTGCAGTCCGCCGTCTACACCACCGCCACACTCGCGGAGCGGATGGCAGCGCACCGCACGCTCGCCGACGTCCTCTCCGACGACCTGACCCGGTCGGTCTGGCACCGCGCCGCCGCCACGGCGGGCCGCGACGAGCAGGTGGCCGCGGCCCTGCAGGCGGTCGCCGAGAGCGCGAGCGCGCGGGGCGGCACCCGCACGGCCGTCCACGCCTTCGAGCGGGCCGCCCGGCTGTCGCCGTCGTCGGAGCGCAGGGCGCGGCGGCTCACCCTGGCCGTCGAGGCGGCGCAGCAGGCGGGGCTGACCTCGGCGATGCACGGCTTCATCGACGAGGCGCGCTCGCTCACCGACGATCCCGTGCTCACCGCCCGGCTGCTGTTCGCGGAGGCGATCGAGGCGATGACCCGCGGGACGTCCACCGTCGACCTGTCGGAACTGGTGACCGTGGCGCGCCGGGTCGCCTCGAGCGATCCCACCCTGGCCGCCTACCTGGTGGGGTGCGCGGTCGCCGAGTGCTACCAGAGCGCGAGCCCACCGGCGGTGCGGCGTGAGGTCGCCGCCGCCATCGACGCGCTCGGCCACCCGCCCGACCATCCGGTGCGGGTGGTCAACCTGAGCATGCTCCAGCCCCGGGAACACCTGGCCATGGCGCCGGCCATCGCCGCCCTGGTCGAGCAGGCCCCACCGGACGTGCTGCTGTTGATGGGGCTGGCCAACGCCGCCGAGGCCCTGCAGATGCTCCCGACGGCGGAGGCCGCGTGGCACGAGGTCGTCGCGGTGTCCCGGCGCGCCGGAGCGGCCGGCCAGCTCACGATCGCGCTGAACCGCGTGGCGCGGGGGCACGTCATCGCCGGGCGGCTCCGGGCGGCGAAGGTCGTCCTGGAGGAGGCGTCGCGGCTGGCCCTGGAGTCGGACGTGACGTTCCAGGGCGGCATCAGCGCCGTGCTTCATGCGGAGGTCTGGGCGATCCGCGGCGACGTGGAGCGCGCCGCCGCCTCGCTCGACCGCGCGAAGCAGCTGCTCGGCATCACCGTGCCCGCCTTCATCCGCGCCGAGATCCGCCGCGCCGAGGGCCTCGCCGCGCTCGCCGGCGGACGCCACCGGGAGGCGTTCGACGCCTTCGCCGAGCTCGCCACGCCCGGGTCGCCGTCCGCGGACGGGATCACCGAGATGTGGGCGGTCGCCGACCTGGCCGAGGCCGCGGTGCGCGCGAACATGGCCGGCGCGGCCCGGGAGCTGATCGCCGCCGTCTCCCCCGACCCCGGCGTGTACGACTCCTCCTACCTGCGCATCAGGTTCCACCGGGCCGACGCCCTGCTGGCCGTGGACGGCGACGCGGCGACCGCGTCCTTCGAACGGGCCCTGGCCGAGCCGGGCCTGGCCGAGTGGCCGCTGGAGGAGGCCAGAACCCGGCTGGTCTACGGGGAGTGGCTGCGCCGGCACCGCCGCGTCAGCGCGGGGCGCGCCGAGCTGCAGCGTGCTCTGGAACTGTTCGAGAGCCAGTGCGCCGCGACGTGGGCGCAGCACGCGCGTGCGGAGCTGCGGGGCGCGGGAGTGGGCGCGCGGCGCAGGGCGGACGAGGGGCTGGTGCGGCTCACCCCGCAGGAGTACCAGATCGCGCAGCTCGCCGCGGCGGGGCTGTCCAACCGGGACATCGCCGACCAGATGTTCCTGTCCCACCGCACGGTGGCCTCCCACCTCTACAAGGTCTTCCCGAAGCTCGGCGTGACGACCCGCGGCCAGTTGCGCGACGCGCTCGACAAGGCGATCACCGACTGA